Proteins encoded in a region of the Oncorhynchus clarkii lewisi isolate Uvic-CL-2024 chromosome 18, UVic_Ocla_1.0, whole genome shotgun sequence genome:
- the LOC139372233 gene encoding gamma-glutamylaminecyclotransferase-like, giving the protein MTYIFVYGTLKKGQPNYFRMLPDQGNGKAEFCGHARTVDGYPLVIAGKYNIPYLLNRPGEGHRVQGEVYRVDDTMLSFLDAFEGCPTMYQRTSVQIELEDWKVEGRERSPGSMMEAFFYSTTSYQPAWLKHNFYENYDAYGDHGLVYIDREDREIH; this is encoded by the coding sequence atgacttatatcttTGTCTATGGGACTCTGAAGAAGGGTCAGCCCAACTACTTCAGGATGCTGCCGGACCAGGGGAACGGGAAGGCTGAGTTCTGTGGTCACGCCCGCACCGTAGATGGCTACCCGCTGGTGATCGCTGGGAAGTACAACATCCCCTACCTGCTGAACCGTCCCGGGGAGGGCCACAGGGTCCAGGGGGAGGTGTACAGGGTGGATGACACCATGCTGAGCTTCCTAGACGCCTTCGAGGGCTGCCCCACCATGTACCAACGCACCTCCGTTCAGATAGAGTTGGAGGACtggaaggtggaggggagagagaggagcccaGGCAGCATGATGGAGGCCTTCTTCTACAGCACCACCTCCTACCAGCCTGCCTGGCTCAAACACAACTTCTATGAGAACTACGACGCCTACGGAGACCATGGCTTGGTGTACATcgacagggaggacagagagatccaCTGA